Part of the Bacteriovorax stolpii genome, GAAAATCAAACTCGTAGAGTTTTCTCCACGCTGTAAAAGTGTCTACATACTTTAAAACTTTGGCGTTATCAGATCTTGGCTCGGCCATAATTTTTCTTGTTCTTACTTCATCTAAAAATAAGAAATGGCTTAAGCTCTTTAAGATGCTGTCAGTATTTTGGAATCCTAAAAATTCAGGGTTTCCAATCAGGAAGTGAAATCCACGATCGTAAGCTTCACTCTCATAGTAAGGGGCCAGGCGGTCTTCGCGTGTCCAATACATTTCAAAGTACCCGACAGGAACACCATCGCACTCAGCAATCATTGGCAAGGTGTGAGGGTCTTTTAAACCTTTTTGGATGTATTGAAGAAGCTCTTCTTTTGGCAATGCCAGCTCCCAAAAATTCGCCACTCTTGGTTGATTGTGCCAGTCATGAAATGTATCCAGGTCTTTTACCTGATCAATCATTCTAAAGCTTAATGTCTTTTTGATGGCCGGAACATAACGGCTATAAAGTGTACCCGATTGAATGTCGGGTCTCACCGGATGAGCGTAGTTTCCTGTTTGTGTCCACGTCTCCAGTGTCGGAGCATAATCATGTTCTGCATGCCAAAGAGTTCTAAGCTGAAAGAACTGATGGCGATCGACAACGATGTCTCCACCTTTTAGAAAGTATTTTAAAACGATGTCACATGAAACGTAGTTCTCAACTTTAAGAGTTTTAAGTTCTGGGTTGTGCCCAAAGATATACTCGAGAGCAACAAGCAAAAGATCATCGTTGTCTCTGCGACTTCCCTGTTCAACTTTTAAGAGTCCTGGAGAAAGCATCAATACCAGCTCATCTTCGCCTGCACTGATAGTACAAAGGCCCTCGACTAAAGAAGCAGTAAATGATTCTTTAAGCGCCAGTGGTTTATAAGTGACATTCTTTAATGTGGTTAACATAGGTTTTTCTCACAAAGAGGATTTTTAATTTGATTGTAAATTCCCAATGGGTTTTCCGTTGTGTTTTCGTTCATATTGACGAATGAGCACAAAAAATTCCCTTTTTGCAGCAAGAACTCTCCGTCCAGTAGATAGTTGAAACAAGATGTATCGCGCACTCCCTCTGCTCTCCATTCAAGCAGAGACTGGCGAAGAACTTTGAGTAATTTTTTTTCGGCGACTTTGCCATCGCGGGCAAGAGTGCTAATTACGTTGAACGTTGAATTGATCATCAGGTAATAGGAAAAAAGAGTGTTCCCCAATTTATCATCGAGAATATTTCCGTTTTCCACCGTCATGAGATCGACGTCTTTAGCAAAAAGCTCAAAGCCCACTTTGCTATAGCCTGTTCCCTGACAGTCTCTAAAATAAGCTCTCTTTGGAAGATGATTTTCAATATCCAAAATCATATTTTGTTGGTGAGCTCCTAAAAGCACACCGTAATTTGCCTGCGCCATCATTAAGGGCTTTACGGCGACGTCTAAATATTTTTTTAGCCAGGTCACGGCAACTTCATCACTTGCTTTTCCCGATTCCCTGGCCAATTCATTGAGATGAAGCCCAATTAAACTTTTACCTCCTGTCGGATGGTCTTGAGTTAAAGTGGCCAGGACACATTTTTGATCAGACTGACCGGTTGTGAAAGGATTCAATCTTAAAGCGACAATTGTTTCATTTAAGATCTTTTGGTCCTTATCAACCAAGGCCATAAAAGCTGGTTCAAAAAGAATGGTGAAGTTTGGATACTTATGAGAGAACTCTCTTCCTTTCTCAGTTCTAAAAACATCCATTACCTGAAGGCCTCTTACGACTTCCAGAGGCAACAGATGGCGAACAGAGTTGGTTAATCTCACGCTTAAAGAGAATTTAAGCATATAAGGCGAGTGCTCATTGTACACTGAGCGAAGAGATGAAGTCGGAGACCATTTCTCCATCAGGTTTTCACTAGCGCCAAGATCAATCAGTAAATTCCCTTCTACGTACTCACGGATAAGCGGTTTTTTCAGGATGACCTTTTTTTGCCAAGGGTGAACTGGAAAGGGAATATAACCTTCGGCCAATTTTTCTTCTAAAAAAGCGTTCTCACTAAAAGCGCTAAGGATCATGTCATTTGACCAATTTTTAGCTTCGAAGTTTTTTGAAATGTGGTGGTGAAGGATTTCTGGTTTCACTAAGAACCAGTGAAGAAGAAATTCCCCTGCACTCTCCGGAGCAAACTCGCGGAAGTCTTCGCGGCTAAATCCATCGCGATTTTTTGGGTGCGGGTGGAAAGTGTGTCCAATAAACAAACCTTGCTCGGCCTCTTTAAAATTCATCTCACCTTTTGAGTAAAGGTTTAAGAGCTCATTTAAACGAAGACCGAGGGCCGACTCAATGTTATTGACACTGTCAGTGATTCTCTCCATAAAAATACTGATTTGTTCTGGAGATGTTTTATACTGAGCGCTTAAATGTGCCAGCAGCACTTCCACCAGTTCAAGGAAGCTCACTTCTTCAACGTCAGCATGTTTGTCTTTTTTGTAAAAGAAAGAATCGCTGTACTCGTGACGTCCGATCTCTGAGAAAGTCACTAACGGAAGAATTATCACACCTTCGTTTTTCAACGGAATAACAAATGAATTTGAATCTTGATCAAAGTTATAATCACTCCACTCTCTAAACAGCGAGTTTAAAAAGCAGTGGGCCGAGTGTTTTTCAGAAAGAGCGTTAACCTGCATAAATAGATAACCACATTTAAAGTTCTGTATTGTGTATACTTCACCATAAACTTGTTTGACAAGCCAAACTTTTTATAATAAGTTACCTCTGAAAGTTTTATAACTACCCTAAACAAAAGAGAGTTTAGGAGTTTTGACACCTGTCAGCATTGACTTAAAACCTATCCCTTGAAGTTAACGAAGGCCTGTAAATCGTTAATTAGTTTTTATTAGATTGGGGCCGGATTCTTCGCTAGTTTCCGGCCTTTTTAAACTGGGACTATAAATGAAGATCTCTAGCACGAACCAACAACTCTGGATCGCTTACCTCAACACACTTACTTTTAGCTGCATTCAGATTCTTCTTTATACGACTATCCCTTATATTTCTGAACAAACCACAGTCACCACAGCATCAATTATCGGCTCTATTAGCGTGGGCTCTTTTATCTTCGCTTTCATGGGTCCTTTCTGGGCAAGTAAGAGCGATACGTGGGGAAGAAAAAGAGTGCTTAGTTTTGGAATGATCGGAATGGGTCTTTCTTTTCTTTGCCTAAGTTCATTATTTGTTTTTAATGACGTCTTCTCTATTCAAATTAAAATCGCCATTGTGTACTTAAGCCGTATCATCTACGGTCTTCTTGCTTCGGCGGTTGTGCCAGTCTCTCAAGCATGGCAGTTAGACTTAATCGATACCAAAGATAAACTTAAAGTTCTTACCCGCAACTCGATGTGCTTAAACGTCGGCCGCGTGCTTGGACCGGTTTTAGTTCTAGTGAAAAAAGTCGACTTTGAACATATCATCTACTTTGGAACAGGATGGATTTTCTTCCTGGCAATCAGTTGTCTTTTGACATCAAAAAACCCACAACTAAAACAAGCAACACCTACGGAAACCAGCACTCCAAAATTCCAATGGAAAGAGCTCATTAAAGAATCCGTCCTTCCTATTGTTCTTGCTCTGATCTTCACAAGCTTTATTGGAATCCTTCACTCAACATTGGGGCACCATTTAAAAGAGACTTTAAGTATCAAGGGTGATGAGGCCAGTGTTCTTATGGCAAAGATCGTTCTTGCCAGCAGTTTATTCGCTCTTATTGTTCAGCAAACAAGCCAGTGGGTTTTTAAACGCAATTGGAAAAACAGACTTATCGTAGGTTCAAGCAGCTTAGTGGGCGGATCGTTTATTTTAAGTATGGCGGCGACTCTGACAAGCATCTGGATTGGCATTGCCTTCATCTCCATTGGACTGGCACTCATCCCGCCGGTTTACATGGCGCTGATCAGCCATTCTTCTTCTACTGAAAATGTCACAGGGAAAAAGATTGGTTTTGCCAGTATCGCCCATTCTCTAGGTTATGCAGTTGGTGCAGGACTGATTGCTATTTCTATGAAAATGAATTTAGTATCAAATATGACAGTGATTAGTTTTGTTTCGATGGTCACTTTTACCATCGTCGCAATGCTGATTGTCCGCAATGCAGAATTTGTTCTTCCTGCAAAAAAAGACCCTCAGTATTCATAAAGAGGGAAAAGGAAAAAACATCATGAGCAAAGTAAAAAAT contains:
- a CDS encoding MFS transporter, with product MKISSTNQQLWIAYLNTLTFSCIQILLYTTIPYISEQTTVTTASIIGSISVGSFIFAFMGPFWASKSDTWGRKRVLSFGMIGMGLSFLCLSSLFVFNDVFSIQIKIAIVYLSRIIYGLLASAVVPVSQAWQLDLIDTKDKLKVLTRNSMCLNVGRVLGPVLVLVKKVDFEHIIYFGTGWIFFLAISCLLTSKNPQLKQATPTETSTPKFQWKELIKESVLPIVLALIFTSFIGILHSTLGHHLKETLSIKGDEASVLMAKIVLASSLFALIVQQTSQWVFKRNWKNRLIVGSSSLVGGSFILSMAATLTSIWIGIAFISIGLALIPPVYMALISHSSSTENVTGKKIGFASIAHSLGYAVGAGLIAISMKMNLVSNMTVISFVSMVTFTIVAMLIVRNAEFVLPAKKDPQYS
- a CDS encoding IucA/IucC family protein, coding for MQVNALSEKHSAHCFLNSLFREWSDYNFDQDSNSFVIPLKNEGVIILPLVTFSEIGRHEYSDSFFYKKDKHADVEEVSFLELVEVLLAHLSAQYKTSPEQISIFMERITDSVNNIESALGLRLNELLNLYSKGEMNFKEAEQGLFIGHTFHPHPKNRDGFSREDFREFAPESAGEFLLHWFLVKPEILHHHISKNFEAKNWSNDMILSAFSENAFLEEKLAEGYIPFPVHPWQKKVILKKPLIREYVEGNLLIDLGASENLMEKWSPTSSLRSVYNEHSPYMLKFSLSVRLTNSVRHLLPLEVVRGLQVMDVFRTEKGREFSHKYPNFTILFEPAFMALVDKDQKILNETIVALRLNPFTTGQSDQKCVLATLTQDHPTGGKSLIGLHLNELARESGKASDEVAVTWLKKYLDVAVKPLMMAQANYGVLLGAHQQNMILDIENHLPKRAYFRDCQGTGYSKVGFELFAKDVDLMTVENGNILDDKLGNTLFSYYLMINSTFNVISTLARDGKVAEKKLLKVLRQSLLEWRAEGVRDTSCFNYLLDGEFLLQKGNFLCSFVNMNENTTENPLGIYNQIKNPLCEKNLC
- a CDS encoding GNAT family N-acetyltransferase; the protein is MLTTLKNVTYKPLALKESFTASLVEGLCTISAGEDELVLMLSPGLLKVEQGSRRDNDDLLLVALEYIFGHNPELKTLKVENYVSCDIVLKYFLKGGDIVVDRHQFFQLRTLWHAEHDYAPTLETWTQTGNYAHPVRPDIQSGTLYSRYVPAIKKTLSFRMIDQVKDLDTFHDWHNQPRVANFWELALPKEELLQYIQKGLKDPHTLPMIAECDGVPVGYFEMYWTREDRLAPYYESEAYDRGFHFLIGNPEFLGFQNTDSILKSLSHFLFLDEVRTRKIMAEPRSDNAKVLKYVDTFTAWRKLYEFDFPHKRAALLECKREVFFMGDYL